The following proteins are encoded in a genomic region of Limanda limanda chromosome 22, fLimLim1.1, whole genome shotgun sequence:
- the LOC132996136 gene encoding E3 ubiquitin-protein ligase TRIM39-like has protein sequence MASASGTMLPEKQFQCPMCQQVFTDPVTTPCGHNFCQACLHSAWDGPDVCQCPTCHRSFSPRPETSINSAFKELADTLRNMVVCSSAPPLAAAQPGEVVCDVCAAASLQVRALKSCLVCLTSYCAAHLEPHQRVSTLKIHKLIEPVKDLQDRMCKKHERLLEMFCRDEQKCVCLFCTETEHKGHRAVAIEDESRERKVQMKKTEADFQQMIHERLKKAEEIKSCLKLSAVSAEREKKESDRLFSSLIRYVQERQAEVSTEVEEKQQAAERRAEELVTELQQEVTELRRRNTELEELRTSEDHLHVLQRFPSVTSPPPSRQWTETSVHPELCVGTTRRALSKVGHTLKNELDGLKLQEMKRMQKYAVEVELDPDTAHPNIVLSADGKRAGRGELLHVVPDNPQRFDPVICVLSRSGFLSGRFYYQVEVGTKTFWDLGVVKESVNRKGMITSKPENGYWTVRMRNGDEYRALDSPSVLLSLRDKPQTVGVFTDYEAGTVSFFNVDNGSHIYSFTGCLWSERIFPFFSPGVCDEGKNTAALVITAVNPET, from the exons ATGGCCTCCGCCTCAGGCACCATGTTGCCAGAGAAGCAGTTCCAGTGCCCCATGTGTCAGCAGGTGTTCACCGACCCGGTCACCACTCCCTGCGGTCACAACTTCTGCCAGGCCTGCCTCCACAGCGCCTGGGACGGCCCGGACGTCTGCCAGTGTCCCACCTGCCACCGGTCCTTCAGCCCCCGGCCCGAGACCAGCATCAACTCTGCCTTCAAGGAGCTGGCGGACACGCTGAGGAACATGGTGGTCTGCTCCTCGGCCCCCCCGCTGGCCGCGGCCCAGCCCGGTGAGGTGGTGTGCGACGTCTGTGCCGCCGCGTCCCTGCAGGTCAGGGCCCTGAAGTCCTGTCTGGTGTGTCTGACCTCGTACTGCGCCGCCCACCTGGAGCCTCACCAGAGGGTCTCCACCCTGAAGATACACAAGCTGATCGAGCCGGTGAAGGACCTGCAGGACCGGATGTGCAAGAAGCACGAGAGGCTGCTGGAGATGTTCTGCAGGGACgagcagaagtgtgtgtgtctgttctgcaCCGAGACGGAGCACAAAGGTCACCGGGCCGTGGCCATCGAGGACGAGAGCCGGGAGAGGAAG GTCCAGATGAAGAAGACGGAGGCAGACTTCCAGCAGATGATCCACGAGCGTCTGAAGAAAGCAGAGGAGATAAAGAGCTGCCTGAAGCTCAGTGCA gtgagtgccgagagggagaagaaggagagcgACCGTCTCTTCTCGTCTCTGATTCGCTACGTCCAGGAGAGACAAGCCGAGGTCTCcacggaggtggaggagaagcagcaggcgGCCGAGAGGAGGGCGGAGGAGCTGGTcacggagctgcagcaggaggtcacGGAGCTGCGGAGGAGAAACaccgagctggaggagctgaggaccTCTGAGGACCATCTGCACGTCCTGCAG AGGTTTCCCTCCGTCACGTCGCCTCCACCCTCCAGACAGTGGACGGAGACCAGCGTCCACCCGGAGCTCTGTGTGGGCACCACGAGGAGAGCGCTGTCCAAGGTGGGCCACACCCTGAAGAACGAGCTGGACGGCCTGAAGCTACAAG AGATGAAACGGATGCAGAAATATGCAG TGGAAGTGGAGTTGGACCCGGACACCGCCCACCCGAACATTGTGCTGTCGGCCGACGGGAAGCGGGCGGGCCGCGGCGAGCTGCTGCACGTCGTCCCCGACAACCCGCAACGCTTCGACCCGGTGATCTGCGTCCTGAGCAGGAGCGGCTTCCTGTCCGGGAGGTTCTACTACCAG GTGGAGGTGGGGACAAAGACCTTCTGGGACCTGGGCGTGGTCAAAGAGTCCGTCAACAGGAAGGGGATGATCACGTCCAAGCCCGAGAACGGCTACTGGACGGTGCGGATGAGGAACGGGGACGAGTACCGGGCTCTGGACTCGCCCTCGGTCCTCCTGTCCCTCCGGGACAAGCCTCAGACGGTCGGGGTCTTCACGGACTACGAGGCCGGGACGGTGTCCTTCTTCAACGTGGACAACGGGTCTCACATCTACAGCTTCACCGGGTGCCTGTGGTCCGAGAGGATCTTCCCCTTCTTCAGCCCCGGGGTTTGTGATGAGGGGAAGAACACGGCGGCGTTAGTCATCACCGCCGTCAATCCTGAGACTTAG